The sequence TCGGCGCACTCCTCCACGTTGTCCACGAGGATGCCGCCCGTGCCCTCGGGCATCTGGATCGGGATGCCGCCGGCACGTCCGGCGACGACGGGGGTGCCCTTCCACAGTGCCTCGGACACGACGAGCCCGAAGCCCTCGCGGATGGACTTCTGGATGACGACGTCCGAGAGCGACTGGAAGGCGTTGACCTCCATGTTTCCCACGCCCACCAGGTTGGTGAAGATGTGGATGCGATTGTCGCCTGTGGTGACGTCGCGGATCTGCCGGTAGATGTCCCAGCCTTCGGGATCATCCAGGGCGAGCGAGCCCACCATGGCCAGCTGCAGCTCAGGGATGTGGGCACGCACGCGCCGGTATGCGGCGATGACGCCCAGGGGGTCCTTCCACGGATCGAAGCGGCTGATCTGGGTGACGAGAGGCCGGCTCAGACGCACGCCGAGCCACTCGAGCAACTGGCGCGCAAGGTCCACCGGGAGGGGGAGGTTCTTGGGGCTGAGCGGATCAATGGCCGGCGAGTGGATGGCCACGCGGCCGATGGGGAACCTCGGGGGGATGAACTCGGGCAGGGTGAAGATGGCGGCGTCGTAGGGGTAGAGGAACGGGCGGAGGAACTCCCAGGCCTCGGGGTTGGGGCTGGAGGTGTCGATGTGACAGCGCCAGATCCATCGCGCGTCCTGGCGGTCGGCGAGCATGGCCAAGGCGGCCGGCTGCGGATCGTGGACGACGATGAAGTCATAGTCCGTGGACAGGTTGCGGGCGTTGAGCTGCGAGTGGGCGAGGTACGTGGCCTTGTCCGTCTCGGAGAAGCCGCCGGGGGCTCCCTGAAGACCGTTGTGGAGACGCTTGGTGACCTGAAAGAAGGCCTGGTCGCCCCGGATGAGCTGCCAGTCGGCCACCAGACCTAGATCATTGAGCAGCGCAACGCCCGAACGGAGGAGTTCCGAGACTCCGCCTCCGTACGGCGTGGCGTTG comes from Hyalangium minutum and encodes:
- a CDS encoding glycosyltransferase translates to MLDLVDLGKRSFSAYRGIAPEEHIEEVLHLAERLRGARVLHLNATPYGGGVSELLRSGVALLNDLGLVADWQLIRGDQAFFQVTKRLHNGLQGAPGGFSETDKATYLAHSQLNARNLSTDYDFIVVHDPQPAALAMLADRQDARWIWRCHIDTSSPNPEAWEFLRPFLYPYDAAIFTLPEFIPPRFPIGRVAIHSPAIDPLSPKNLPLPVDLARQLLEWLGVRLSRPLVTQISRFDPWKDPLGVIAAYRRVRAHIPELQLAMVGSLALDDPEGWDIYRQIRDVTTGDNRIHIFTNLVGVGNMEVNAFQSLSDVVIQKSIREGFGLVVSEALWKGTPVVAGRAGGIPIQMPEGTGGILVDNVEECAEAVLHLLRHPQEAQCLGERGREHVRQNFLFPRLLLDELRMMDALAHDRPLAPRGLALASQPSAPA